Proteins co-encoded in one Longimicrobium sp. genomic window:
- a CDS encoding DUF559 domain-containing protein: MERKRVRGTTPELEARARELRRAPTKAEKRLWNYLRGWNLAKFRRQHAVDRFILDFYCASAKLCVEVDGDIHHEQQERDAVRTEFLNARGIHVVRFRNEEVIDDPRSVLRRIEAVLKTRSPR, translated from the coding sequence ATGGAGAGGAAGCGGGTGCGGGGGACGACGCCGGAGCTGGAGGCGCGGGCGCGCGAGCTGAGGCGTGCGCCGACCAAGGCCGAGAAACGGCTGTGGAACTACCTGCGCGGCTGGAATTTGGCGAAGTTCAGGCGGCAGCACGCGGTTGATCGCTTCATCCTGGATTTCTACTGTGCCTCCGCGAAGCTCTGCGTGGAAGTCGACGGCGACATCCACCACGAGCAGCAGGAACGTGATGCCGTGCGTACCGAGTTCCTGAACGCCCGCGGCATCCACGTCGTTCGCTTCCGCAACGAGGAAGTCATCGACGACCCACGCTCCGTCCTGCGCCGCATCGAAGCCGTCCTGAAAACCCGCAGTCCCCGCTGA